Proteins from a single region of Manis javanica isolate MJ-LG chromosome 5, MJ_LKY, whole genome shotgun sequence:
- the FITM2 gene encoding acyl-coenzyme A diphosphatase FITM2 isoform X2, giving the protein MEHLERCARYFVKLAWTWTFCLLLPFIALTNYHLTGKTGLVLRRLSTLLVGTAIWYVCTAIFSNIEHYTGSCYQSAALEGVRKEHQSKQQCHREGGFWHGFDISGHSFLLTFCALMIVEEMAVLHEVKTDRSHCLHTAITSLVVALGFLTFVWVLMFLCTAVYFHNLSQKVFGTLFGLLGWYGTYGFWYLKSFSPGLPPQSLSLNLKQDSYKK; this is encoded by the exons ATGGAGCATCTGGAGCGCTGTGCAAG GTATTTTGTCAAATTGGCCTGGACCTGGACCTTCTGTCTCCTCCTGCCTTTCATTGCCCTCACCAACTACCACCTGACAGGCAAGACGGGCCTGGTCCTGCGGCGGTTGAGCACCCTGCTTGTGGGCACGGCCATCTGGTatgtctgcacagccatcttcTCCAACATTGAGCACTACACGGGCAGCTGCTACCAGTCTGCAGCCCTGGAGGGGGTCAGAAAGGAGCACCAGAGTAAGCAGCAGTGCCACAGGGAAGGGGGCTTTTGGCATGGCTTCGACATCTCAGGCCACTCCTTCCTGCTGACATTCTGTGCCCTCATGATTGTGGAGGAGATGGCTGTGCTGCATGAGGTGAAGACGGACCGAAGCCACTGCCTGCACACTGCCATCACCAGCCTGGTGGTCGCCCTGGGCTTCCTGACCTTCGTATGGGTGTTGATGTTTCTGTGCACGGCCGTTTATTTCCACAACTTGTCCCAGAAAGTGTTTGGCACCCTGTTTGGTTTGCTAGGTTGGTATGGGACATACGGGTTTTGGTATCTGAAATCCTTTTCCCCAGGACTTCCTCCCCAGAGCTTGAGTTTGAATTTGAAGCAAGACAGTtataagaaatga
- the FITM2 gene encoding acyl-coenzyme A diphosphatase FITM2 isoform X1, with protein sequence MEHLERCARCLRVMLVRAAVRRFLPWALAASMLVGSLLKELSPLPESYLSNKRNVLNVYFVKLAWTWTFCLLLPFIALTNYHLTGKTGLVLRRLSTLLVGTAIWYVCTAIFSNIEHYTGSCYQSAALEGVRKEHQSKQQCHREGGFWHGFDISGHSFLLTFCALMIVEEMAVLHEVKTDRSHCLHTAITSLVVALGFLTFVWVLMFLCTAVYFHNLSQKVFGTLFGLLGWYGTYGFWYLKSFSPGLPPQSLSLNLKQDSYKK encoded by the exons ATGGAGCATCTGGAGCGCTGTGCAAGGTGCCTTAGGGTCATGCTGGTGCGGGCGGCAGTGCGGCGCTTCCTGCCCTGGGCGCTGGCGGCCTCCATGCTGGTGGGCTCCCTCCTCAAGGAGCTCTCCCCGCTGCCCGAGAGCTACCTCAGCAACAAGCGCAACGTCCTCAACGT GTATTTTGTCAAATTGGCCTGGACCTGGACCTTCTGTCTCCTCCTGCCTTTCATTGCCCTCACCAACTACCACCTGACAGGCAAGACGGGCCTGGTCCTGCGGCGGTTGAGCACCCTGCTTGTGGGCACGGCCATCTGGTatgtctgcacagccatcttcTCCAACATTGAGCACTACACGGGCAGCTGCTACCAGTCTGCAGCCCTGGAGGGGGTCAGAAAGGAGCACCAGAGTAAGCAGCAGTGCCACAGGGAAGGGGGCTTTTGGCATGGCTTCGACATCTCAGGCCACTCCTTCCTGCTGACATTCTGTGCCCTCATGATTGTGGAGGAGATGGCTGTGCTGCATGAGGTGAAGACGGACCGAAGCCACTGCCTGCACACTGCCATCACCAGCCTGGTGGTCGCCCTGGGCTTCCTGACCTTCGTATGGGTGTTGATGTTTCTGTGCACGGCCGTTTATTTCCACAACTTGTCCCAGAAAGTGTTTGGCACCCTGTTTGGTTTGCTAGGTTGGTATGGGACATACGGGTTTTGGTATCTGAAATCCTTTTCCCCAGGACTTCCTCCCCAGAGCTTGAGTTTGAATTTGAAGCAAGACAGTtataagaaatga